Proteins from one Eubalaena glacialis isolate mEubGla1 chromosome 8, mEubGla1.1.hap2.+ XY, whole genome shotgun sequence genomic window:
- the GPR85 gene encoding probable G-protein coupled receptor 85 has protein sequence MANYSHAADNILQNLSPLTAFLKLTSLGFIIGVSVVGNLLISILLVKDKTLHRAPYYFLLDLCCSDILRSAICFPFVFNSVKNGSTWTYGTLTCKVIAFLGVLSCFHTAFMLFCISVTRYLAIAHHRFYTKRLTFWTCLAVICMVWTLSVAMAFPPVLDVGTYSFIREEDQCTFQHRSFRANDSLGFMLLLALILLATQLVYLKLIFFVHDRRKMKPVQFVAAVSQNWTFHGPGASGQAAANWLAGFGRGPTPPTLLGIRQNANTTSRRRLLVLDEFKMEKRISRMFYIMTFLFLTLWGPYLVACYWRVFARGPVVPGGFLTAAVWMSFAQAGINPFVCIFSNRELRRCFSTTLLYCRKSRLPREPYCVI, from the coding sequence ATGGCGAACTATAGCCATGCAGCTGACAACATTTTGCAAAATCTCTCTCCTCTAACAGCCTTTCTGAAACTGACTTCCTTGGGTTTCATAATAGGAGTCAGCGTGGTGGGCAACCTTCTGATCTCCATTTTGCTAGTGAAAGATAAGACCTTGCATAGAGCACCTTACTACTTCCTGTTGGATCTTTGCTGTTCAGATATCCTCAGATCTGCAATTTGTTTCCCATTTGTATTCAACTCTGTCAAAAATGGCTCTACCTGGACTTATGGGACTCTGACTTGCAAAGTGATTGCCTTTCTGGGGGTTTTGTCCTGTTTCCACACTGCTTTCATGCTCTTCTGTATCAGTGTCACCAGATACTTAGCTATTGCCCATCACCGCTTCTATACAAAGAGGCTGACCTTTTGGACGTGTCTGGCTGTGATCTGCATGGTGTGGACTCTGTCTGTGGCCATGGCATTCCCCCCAGTTTTGGATGTGGGCACTTACTCATTCATTAGGGAAGAAGATCAATGTACCTTCCAACACCGCTCCTTCAGGGCTAATGATTCCTTAGGATTTATGCTGCTCCTTGCCCTCATCCTCCTAGCTACACAGCTTGTCTACCTCAAGCTGATATTTTTTGTCCACGACCGAAGGAAAATGAAGCCAGTCCAGTTTGTAGCAGCAGTCAGCCAGAACTGGACTTTTCATGGCCCTGGAGCCAGTGGCCAGGCAGCTGCCAATTGGCTAGCAGGATTTGGAAGGGGTCCCACACCACCCACCTTGCTGGGCATCAGGCAAAATGCAAACACCACGAGCAGAAGAAGGCTATTGGTCTTAGATGAGttcaaaatggagaaaagaatcaGCAGAATGTTCTATATAATGACTTTTCTCTTCCTAACCTTGTGGGGCCCCTACCTGGTGGCCTGTTACTGGAGAGTTTTTGCAAGAGGGCCTGTAGTACCAGGGGGATTTCTAACAGCCGCTGTCTGGATGAGTTTTGCCCAAGCAGGAATCAATCCTTTTGTCTGCATTTTCTCCAACAGGGAGCTGAGGCGCTGTTTCAGCACAACCCTTCTTTACTGCAGAAAATCCAGGTTACCAAGGGAACCTTACTGTGTTATATGA